A window from Cryptomeria japonica chromosome 1, Sugi_1.0, whole genome shotgun sequence encodes these proteins:
- the LOC131041858 gene encoding glycine dehydrogenase (decarboxylating), mitochondrial, translating to MERARHIVSGALVKRILHHSKSHTRHYSHRHSPLQKLLPSAYTHKQGLPTIISCTPWLGFQSGARSISVEALQSSDTFARRHNSAAPPEQAAMASVCGFPSLDALIDATVPKAIRTGALKLSHFDGGLTESQLIAHMKSLAAMNKPFKSFIGMGYYGTHVPAVILRNITENPGWYTQYTPYQAEIAQGRLESLLNYQTMITDLTGLPMSNASLLDEGTAAAEAMAMCNNITRGKKKTFLIASNCHPQTFDVCQTRAGGFGLNVVKSDLKDFDYSSKDVCGVLVQYPGTEGEVIDYSDFVKNAHANGVKVVMATDLLALTMLKPPGEFGVDIVVGSAQRFGVPMGYGGPHAAFLATSQEYKRMMPGRIIGVSVDSHGKPALRMAMQTREQHIRRDKATSNICTAQALLANMSAMYAIYHGPEGLKKIAERVHGLAAAFVTGLKKLDTVNVENVPFFDTVKIKCSDALAISEAALKNEINLRVVDSNTITVSFDETTTLEDLDMLLKVFAGNKSVNFTAESLAPEVQTAIPDHLLRDSPYLTHPIFNMYHTEHELLRYIHRLQAKDLSLCHSMIPLGSCTMKLNATAEMMPITWPNFSDIHPFAPLNQAAGYQEMFNVLGKLLCEITGFDSFSLQPNAGAAGEYAGLMVIRAYHQARGDGHRNVCIIPVSAHGTNPASAAMCGMKIVAVGTDAKGNVNIEELRKAAEENKDNLAALMVTYPSTHGVYEEGIDKICQIIHDNGGQVYMDGANMNAQVGLTSPGRIGADVCHLNLHKTFCIPHGGGGPGMGPIGVKKHLAPFLPSHPVVPTCGIPAPEGNPQPLGTISAAPWGSAMILPISYSYIAMMGSQGLTEASKIAILNANYMAKCLEDHYPVLFRGENGTCAHEFIIDLRHFKLSAGIEPEDVAKRLMDYGFHAPTMSWPVPGTLMIEPTESESKAELDRFCNALISIRKEIMEIENGKMDLNNNVLKGAPHPASAVMADEWKKPYSRELAAFPASWVRESKFWPSTGRVDNVYGDRNLICTLLPAVEAIEEHQSVAAQL from the exons ATGGAGCGCGCCAGGCATATCGTCAGTGGGGCTCTGGTGAAGCGCATTCTCCACCATTCCAAATCCCACACCCGCCATTATTCACATCGTCACTCACCTCTGCAAAAACTCCTCCCTTCAGCCTACACCCATAAACAGGGCCTTCCAACAATCATCTCTTGTACGCCATGGCTGGGCTTCCAATCCGGAGCGCGGTCGATCTCTGTAGAGGCGTTGCAGAGCAGCGATACCTTCGCTCGCCGCCACAACAGTGCAGCGCCGCCAGAGCAGGCCGCCATGGCCTCTGTCTGTGGCTTCCCCAGCCTGGATGCGCTGATCGATGCCACCGTCCCTAAGGCTATTCGAACCGGCGCCCTCAAGCTATCTCACTTCGATGGTGGCCTCACAGAATCCCAACTCATTGCCCACATGAAGTCCCTGGCCGCCATGAACAAGCCCTTTAAGTCCTTCATCGGTATGGGTTACTATGGTACCCATGTCCCTGCTGTCATCCTCCGTAATATAACGGAAAATCCTGGCTGGTATACTCAGTATACTCCTTACCAGGCAGAAATTGCGCAGGGTAGATTGGAGTCCTTGTTAAATTACCAGACCATGATTACAGATCTCACAGGGCTCCCCATGTCGAATGCTTCTCTTTTAGATGAGGGCACTGCTGCTGCTGAGGCTATGGCGATGTGTAATAATATAACCAGAGGTAAGAAAAAGACTTTTCTTATTGCCAGCAATTGCCATCCACAGACATTTGATGTGTGCCAAACAAGGGCAGGTGGGTTCGGCTTAAATGTCGTTAAATCTGATCTGAAGGATTTTGATTATAGTTCCAAGGATGTTTGTGGGGTGCTTGTGCAGTACCCTGGGACAGAGGGTGAAGTTATTGATTACTCTGATTTTGTAAAGAATGCTCATGCTAATGGTGTGAAGGTTGTCATGGCTACTGATTTGTTGGCCCTCACAATGCTGAAGCCTCCTGGGGAATTTGGGGTGGATATTGTTGTTGGGTCTGCTCAGAGGTTTGGTGTTCCCATGGGCTATGGAGGGCCTCATGCGGCTTTCTTGGCTACATCTCAAGAGTACAAAAGAATGATGCCTGGGAGGATTATCGGAGTGAGTGTGGATTCCCATGGAAAGCCTGCGCTAAGGATGGCAATGCAGACAAGGGAGCAGCACATCAGGCGAGATAAGGCCACTAGCAACATCTGCACGGCACAG GCATTGCTTGCCAATATGTCTGCTATGTATGCAATCTATCATGGTCCAGAAGGATTGAAAAAAATTGCAGAACGTGTACATGGTTTGGCGGCAGCATTTGTCACTGGATTGAAGAAACTAGATACTGTTAATGTTGAGAATGTTCCCTTCTTTGATACTGTAAAGATCAAATGTTCAGATGCCTTGGCCATTTCAGAGGCGGCTCTTAAGAATGAGATCAATCTGCGCGTCGTAGATTCAAACACG ATTACTGTTTCCTTTGACGAGACAACAACCTTAGAGGACTTGGATATGCTTCTTAAAGTTTTTGCAGGGAATAAATCT GTAAACTTTACAGCAGAGTCCCTCGCTCCAGAGGTTCAAACTGCCATTCCGGACCACCTTCTCAGAGATAGTCCTTATTTGACACATCCAATTTTTAACAT GTATCACACAGAGCATGAGCTGCTACGGTATATTCATAGGTTACAAGCAAAAGATCTCTCCTTGTGCCACAGTATGATACCATTGGGATCCTGTACAATGAAATTGAATGCAACCGCGGAGATGATGCCCATCACTTGGCCCAACTTTTCTGACATTCATCCTTTTGCACCTCTAAATCAAGCTGCTGGTTATCAG GAAATGTTCAATGTCTTGGGAAAACTTCTTTGTGAAATTACCGGGTTTGATTCTTTCTCTCTACAACCCAATGCTGGTGCAGCAGGGGAGTATGCTGGATTGATGGTCATCCGTGCTTATCATCaa GCAAGGGGAGACGGGCATCGGAATGTCTGTATCATTCCTGTCTCTGCTCATGGAACAAATCCTGCAAGCGCTGCAATGTGTGGCATGAAAATTGTTGCCGTTGGAACTGATGCTAAAGGAAATGTCAATATAGAGGAACTGAGGAAGGCTGCAGAGGAAAATAAGGACAACCTTGCAGCACTTATG GTTACTTATCCTTCAACCCATGGTGTGTATGAGGAGGGTATTGATAAGATATGCCAAATCATTCATGACAATGGGGGTCAAGTTTACATGGATGGTGCAAACATGAATGCGCAG GTGGGATTGACAAGCCCGGGTCGAATTGGAGCTGATGTATGTCATCTCAATCTTCACAAGACATTCTGCATTCCACATGGAGGTGGGGGTCCTGGTATGGGGCCTATAGGAGTAAAGAAGCATTTGGCACCATTTTTACCATCACACCCTGTG GTACCAACATGTGGAATTCCTGCTCCCGAAGGAAATCCACAACCACTTGGTACAATATCAGCTGCACCATGGGGCTCAGCCATGATTCTGCCAATATCATATTCGTATATTGCAATGATGGGTTCACAGGGGCTTACTGAGGCATCAAAGATTGCCATTCTGAATGCAAACTATATGGCTAAGTGCCTAGAG GATCACTATCCTGTACTCTTCAGAGGAGAAAATGGAACCTGTGCCCATGAGTTCATTATTGATTTGAGGCATTTCAAG TTATCTGCTGGAATAGAACCAGAAGATGTTGCCAAACGACTTATGGACTATGGATTCCATGCACCTACCATGTCATGGCCAGTGCCAGGGACATTGATGATTGAACCAACAGAAAGTGAAAGCAAG GCAGAGCTGGATAGGTTTTGTAACGCGCTCATTTCAATCAGAAAGGAGATTATGGAAATTGAGAATGGGAAAATGGACCTAAACAACAATGTTCTAAAA GGAGCACCTCATCCTGCATCAGCAGTGATGGCAGATGAATGGAAGAAACCCTATTCAAGGGAGCTTGCTGCATTCCCTGCCTCATGGGTTCGTGAATCCAAGTTCTGGCCTTCAACAG GGCGCGTGGACAATGTGTATGGTGACCGCAATCTCATTTGCACACTTCTTCCAGCAGTCGAGGCAATTGAGGAACACCAATCAGTTGCTGCACAACTGTAA